A region of Dioscorea cayenensis subsp. rotundata cultivar TDr96_F1 chromosome 5, TDr96_F1_v2_PseudoChromosome.rev07_lg8_w22 25.fasta, whole genome shotgun sequence DNA encodes the following proteins:
- the LOC120261469 gene encoding protease Do-like 9 codes for MATDHKRKRGRKAKQPLTETLDLQISASPAVPDDPEASNPSPPTTRKRRGRPRKVQRQSDAAKPSSTPTARCSHLVVANGDCTADGLKVVAGEPPPRWEQVARVVPSMDAVVKVFCVHTEPNFSLPWQRKRQYSSSSSGFIISGRRVLTNAHSVEHYTQVKLKKRGSDTKYLATVLAIGTECDIALLTVNDDEFWEGVSPVEFGTLPALQDAVTVVGYPIGGDTISVTSGVVSRMEILSYVHGSTELLGLQIDAAINSGNSGGPAFNDKGKCVGIAFQSLKHEDVENIGYVIPTPVIMHFIHDYEKSGEYTGFPSLGIEWQKMENPDLRKSMGMAPDQKGVRIRRIEPTSPEFQFLKPSDIIISFDGINIANDGTVPFRHGERIAFSYLVSQKYTEESVFVKVLRNSKVLEFNIKLSAHRRLIPAHIKAKPPSYYIIAGFVFTVVSVPYLRSEYGKDYEFEAPVKLLDKHLHAMAESPDEQIVVVSQVLVADINIGYEDIVNTQVLAFNGKPVKNLKSLATMVESCKDEFLQFDLEYQQIVVLHTKTAKAATLDILTTHCIPSAMSEDLKS; via the exons ATGGCGACCGATCACAAGCGCAAGCGAGGCCGCAAGGCCAAGCAACCCCTCACCGAGACCCTGGACCTTCAAATTTCGGCCTCTCCCGCTGTGCCTGATGACCCCGAGGCTTCCAACCCTTCCCCGCCGACCACCCGGAAGCGCCGTGGCCGTCCTCGCAAGGTCCAGCGCCAGTCTGACGCTGCGAAGCCATCATCCACCCCTACGGCTCGGTGCTCGCACCTTGTCGTTGCCAATGGGGATTGCACGGCCGATGGCCTCAAGGTTGTCGCTGGGGAACCCCCGCCTAGGTGGGAGCAGGTGGCGCGGGTCGTGCCTTCCATGGATGCGGTCGTGAAAGTGTTTTGCGTCCATACGGAGCCCAATTTCTCATTGCCGTGGCAGCGGAAGCGGCAGTACAGCTCGAGCAGCAGTGGCTTCATCATCAGTGGAAGGAGGGTGCTCACAAATGCGCACTCAGTGGAGCATTACACCCAGGTTAAACTTAAGAAACGTGGTTCAGATACCAAGTATCTTGCAACCGTGCTCGCCATCGGCACAGAATGTGATATCG CCTTGTTGACTGTGAACGATGATGAGTTTTGGGAAGGAGTTTCACCTGTTGAGTTTGGAACCTTGCCTGCACTTCAAGATGCTGTTACAGTAGTTGGGTACCCAATCGGGGGAGACACAATCTCTGTAACAAGTGGTGTTGTGTCTCGCATGGAGATATTATCATATGTCCATGGTTCCACAGAGCTTTTGGGGTTGCAG ATTGATGCAGCTATAAACTCTGGAAACTCGGGTGGCCCTGCTTTTAATGATAAAGGCAAATGCGTTGGCATAGCATTCCAGTCCCTTAAGCATGAAGATGTGGAAAATATAGGTTACGTCATACCTACACCTGTTATTATGCACTTTATACATGATTATGAAAAATCGGGTGAATACACAG GCTTCCCTTCACTAGGAATTGAGTGGCAGAAAATGGAAAACCCTGATCTTCGCAAATCAATGGGTATGGCACCTGATCAGAAGGGAGTACGTATCAGGAGAATAGAGCCTACTTCACCAGAATTTCAGTTTTTGAAGCCTTCTGAcattattattagttttgatGGAATCAATATTGCTAATGATGGAACAG TTCCTTTCAGGCATGGAGAGCGAATTGCATTCAGTTACCTTGTGTCTCAGAAGTATACAGAAGAGAGTGTATTCGTCAAAGTTTTACGCAATTCCAAAGTCTTGGAGTTCAATATAAAACTTTCAGCTCACAGGAGACTCATTCCTGCTCATATCAAGGCAAAGCCACCTTCATATTACATCATAGCTGGCTTTGTTTTTACAGTTGTATCTGTTCCCTATCTTCGTTCTGAG TATGGCAAGGATTACGAATTTGAAGCCCCTGTCAAATTGTTGGACAAGCATTTACATGCAATGGCTGAATCACCTGATGAACAAATTGTGGTGGTTTCTCAG GTACTAGTGGCAGATATTAACATTGGCTATGAAGATATCGTCAATACTCAG GTACTTGCTTTTAATGGCAAGCCGGTGAAGAACCTGAAAAGTTTAGCAACAATGGTAGAGAGCTGCAAGGATGAGTTTTTACAGTTTGATTTGGAGTATCAacag ATAGTGGTCTTGCACACAAAGACAGCAAAAGCAGCAACACTGGATATTCTCACAACTCACTGCATACCATCGGCAATGTCCGAAGATTTAAAGAGTTGA
- the LOC120262279 gene encoding nucleobase-ascorbate transporter 6-like isoform X1: MAGGGGAAPAPKQDELQPHPVKDQLSDVSYCITSPPPWPEAILLGFQHYLVMLGTTVIIPTALVPQMGGGNVRLNNSLLGIEDEKARVVQTILFVSGLNTLLQTFFGTRLPAVIGASYTFVMPTISIILAGRYSDIVDPHEKFLHIMRGTQGALIVASALQIVVGFSGLWRNVVRFLSPLAAVPLVALAGFGLYELGFPGVAKCIEIGLPQLVLLIILSQYIPHAMHSEKAVVDRFAVLFSVTIVWVYAFLLTVGGAYKHAAPKTQLHCRTDRSGLVGAAPWIRVPYPFQWGAPTFDAGEAFAMMAASFVALVESTGSFIAVSRYASATPVPPSVLSRGIGWQGLGILLDGLFGTATGSSVSVENAGLLGLTHVGSRRVVQISAGFMIFFSILGKFGAVFASIPAPIVAALYCLLFAYVGSVGLSFLQFCNLNSFRTKFILGFSVFMGLSVPQYFNEYTSVAGYGPVHTGARWFNDIINVIFSSKPFVAGFVAFFLDNTLHKHDNATRKDRGHHWWDRFRSFKGDNRNEEFYSLPFNLNKFFPSV, encoded by the exons ATGGCTGGAGGTGGAGGAGCGGCGCCGGCTCCAAAGCAGGATGAGTTGCAGCCTCATCCTGTGAAGGATCAGCTTTCCGATGTGTCTTATTGCATTACCAGTCCTCCTCCTTGGC CCGAGGCTATCCTTCTTGGATTCCAACACTATCTGGTAATGCTCGGGACAACCGTTATAATTCCCACTGCTCTGGTTCCACAGATGGGTGGAGGAAATGTAAGACTGAACAATTCACTACTGGGAATAGAG GATGAGAAAGCTAGGGTAGTCCAGACGATATTGTTTGTGAGTGGATTGAACACTCTGTTACAAACCTTCTTCGGTACACGCTTGCCTGCTGTGATTGGAGCATCATACACCTTTGTCATGCCAACCATTTCCATCATCTTAGCTGGTCGCTATAGTGACATTGTGGATCCTCATGAG AAATTCCTCCACATCATGCGGGGCACACAAGGTGCACTTATTGTTGCTTCAGCATTGCAAATTGTAGTCGGTTTCAGTGGCCTTTGGCGTAATGTCGTCAG ATTCTTGAGCCCACTGGCCGCAGTACCTCTGGTTGCTTTAGCTGGATTTGGTCTGTATGAGCTTGGTTTTCCTGGG GTTGCAAAATGTATTGAGATTGGGCTGCCTCAGCTGGTTTTGTTGATAATACTTTCACAG TATATACCCCACGCAATGCATTCGGAGAAGGCTGTCGTCGATCGCTTTGCGGTCCTATTTTCAGTCACAATTGTATGGGTTTATGCTTTCTTACTCACAGTAGGTGGTGCATATAAGCATGCTGCACCAAAAACTCAGTTACACTGCCGTACTGATCGATCTGGACTAGTTGGCGCAGCTCCCTG GATCAGAGTTCCGTATCCTTTTCAATGGGGAGCACCAACATTTGATGCTGGTGAAGCATTTGCAATGATGGCGGCTTCATTTGTTGCTCTTGTAGAG TCCACTGGTTCTTTTATTGCGGTTTCAAGATATGCAAGTGCAACACCAGTGCCCCCATCTGTCCTCAGCCGCGGTATTGGTTGGCAG GGACTTGGAATCTTGTTGGATGGGCTATTTGGAACAGCCACTGGTTCTTCAGTGTCTGT TGAAAATGCTGGTTTGCTAGGCCTGACACATGTTGGAAGCCGAAGAGTGGTGCAAATATCTGCaggatttatgattttcttttcaattcttg GAAAATTTGGAGCTGTTTTTGCCTCCATTCCTGCGCCAATAGTTGCAGCCCTGTACTGCCTATTGTTTGCCTATGTCG GATCAGTTGGTCTAAGTTTCCTTCAGTTCTGCAATCTCAACAGTTTCCGAACAAAGTTCATCCTTGGCTTTTCTGTCTTCATGGGTTTATCAGTTCCACAATACTTCAACGAGTACACTTCTGTTGCCGGTTATGGTCCAGTGCACACCGGTGCCAGATGG TTCAATGATATCATCAATGTAATATTCTCTTCAAAGCCATTCGTGGCCGGCTTTGTGGCATTTTTCTTGGACAACACTTTGCATAAACATGACAATGCAACAAGGAAAGACAGAGGTCATCACTGGTGGGATAGATTCCGATCTTTCAAAGGTGACAACCGAAATGAGGAATTTTACTCCTTGCCTTTTAATCTCAATAAGTTCTTCCCTTCTGTGTGA
- the LOC120262279 gene encoding nucleobase-ascorbate transporter 6-like isoform X2 — protein sequence MAGGGGAAPAPKQDELQPHPVKDQLSDVSYCITSPPPWPEAILLGFQHYLVMLGTTVIIPTALVPQMGGGNDEKARVVQTILFVSGLNTLLQTFFGTRLPAVIGASYTFVMPTISIILAGRYSDIVDPHEKFLHIMRGTQGALIVASALQIVVGFSGLWRNVVRFLSPLAAVPLVALAGFGLYELGFPGVAKCIEIGLPQLVLLIILSQYIPHAMHSEKAVVDRFAVLFSVTIVWVYAFLLTVGGAYKHAAPKTQLHCRTDRSGLVGAAPWIRVPYPFQWGAPTFDAGEAFAMMAASFVALVESTGSFIAVSRYASATPVPPSVLSRGIGWQGLGILLDGLFGTATGSSVSVENAGLLGLTHVGSRRVVQISAGFMIFFSILGKFGAVFASIPAPIVAALYCLLFAYVGSVGLSFLQFCNLNSFRTKFILGFSVFMGLSVPQYFNEYTSVAGYGPVHTGARWFNDIINVIFSSKPFVAGFVAFFLDNTLHKHDNATRKDRGHHWWDRFRSFKGDNRNEEFYSLPFNLNKFFPSV from the exons ATGGCTGGAGGTGGAGGAGCGGCGCCGGCTCCAAAGCAGGATGAGTTGCAGCCTCATCCTGTGAAGGATCAGCTTTCCGATGTGTCTTATTGCATTACCAGTCCTCCTCCTTGGC CCGAGGCTATCCTTCTTGGATTCCAACACTATCTGGTAATGCTCGGGACAACCGTTATAATTCCCACTGCTCTGGTTCCACAGATGGGTGGAGGAAAT GATGAGAAAGCTAGGGTAGTCCAGACGATATTGTTTGTGAGTGGATTGAACACTCTGTTACAAACCTTCTTCGGTACACGCTTGCCTGCTGTGATTGGAGCATCATACACCTTTGTCATGCCAACCATTTCCATCATCTTAGCTGGTCGCTATAGTGACATTGTGGATCCTCATGAG AAATTCCTCCACATCATGCGGGGCACACAAGGTGCACTTATTGTTGCTTCAGCATTGCAAATTGTAGTCGGTTTCAGTGGCCTTTGGCGTAATGTCGTCAG ATTCTTGAGCCCACTGGCCGCAGTACCTCTGGTTGCTTTAGCTGGATTTGGTCTGTATGAGCTTGGTTTTCCTGGG GTTGCAAAATGTATTGAGATTGGGCTGCCTCAGCTGGTTTTGTTGATAATACTTTCACAG TATATACCCCACGCAATGCATTCGGAGAAGGCTGTCGTCGATCGCTTTGCGGTCCTATTTTCAGTCACAATTGTATGGGTTTATGCTTTCTTACTCACAGTAGGTGGTGCATATAAGCATGCTGCACCAAAAACTCAGTTACACTGCCGTACTGATCGATCTGGACTAGTTGGCGCAGCTCCCTG GATCAGAGTTCCGTATCCTTTTCAATGGGGAGCACCAACATTTGATGCTGGTGAAGCATTTGCAATGATGGCGGCTTCATTTGTTGCTCTTGTAGAG TCCACTGGTTCTTTTATTGCGGTTTCAAGATATGCAAGTGCAACACCAGTGCCCCCATCTGTCCTCAGCCGCGGTATTGGTTGGCAG GGACTTGGAATCTTGTTGGATGGGCTATTTGGAACAGCCACTGGTTCTTCAGTGTCTGT TGAAAATGCTGGTTTGCTAGGCCTGACACATGTTGGAAGCCGAAGAGTGGTGCAAATATCTGCaggatttatgattttcttttcaattcttg GAAAATTTGGAGCTGTTTTTGCCTCCATTCCTGCGCCAATAGTTGCAGCCCTGTACTGCCTATTGTTTGCCTATGTCG GATCAGTTGGTCTAAGTTTCCTTCAGTTCTGCAATCTCAACAGTTTCCGAACAAAGTTCATCCTTGGCTTTTCTGTCTTCATGGGTTTATCAGTTCCACAATACTTCAACGAGTACACTTCTGTTGCCGGTTATGGTCCAGTGCACACCGGTGCCAGATGG TTCAATGATATCATCAATGTAATATTCTCTTCAAAGCCATTCGTGGCCGGCTTTGTGGCATTTTTCTTGGACAACACTTTGCATAAACATGACAATGCAACAAGGAAAGACAGAGGTCATCACTGGTGGGATAGATTCCGATCTTTCAAAGGTGACAACCGAAATGAGGAATTTTACTCCTTGCCTTTTAATCTCAATAAGTTCTTCCCTTCTGTGTGA